The DNA window ACTGGTTGTGGCCGTCGGCGGCGGGGCATTGGTTTCGGAAGACAATCTGGCTTTTGCCCTGGCCCATGGGCTCGTGGTTTACCTGCACGTGGAGCCGGCCGAGATCGTACGACGCCTCCGAGCGGAACCGAACACCCGGCCCATGCTGCTGGATCCGGAAGGGCATCCGATGCCCGAGGCGCTGGTGTCCGAACGAATCACGCGCCTCATGACTTTCCGGGATCCCATCTATCGCCGCGCTCATCTAACCGTGGATGTTGGCCCGTATTCGGTGGATGAAGGATGCCGGCAGCTCGACGCGCAGATAAACG is part of the Rhodothermales bacterium genome and encodes:
- a CDS encoding shikimate kinase is translated as MSEPKILRDALPRIYLTGFMGSGKSTLGAALATRLGYDFVDLDERIVERIGMPIAPFFKQFGEAAFRWHETEALYETAERAPLVVAVGGGALVSEDNLAFALAHGLVVYLHVEPAEIVRRLRAEPNTRPMLLDPEGHPMPEALVSERITRLMTFRDPIYRRAHLTVDVGPYSVDEGCRQLDAQINGYVSSPSP